Within the Eucalyptus grandis isolate ANBG69807.140 chromosome 1, ASM1654582v1, whole genome shotgun sequence genome, the region TTGTTTTTGGTCAGAAAGATATAAATACTTAGAAGAgactttttacccaaaaaaaaaaatatatatatatacttagaAGGGACGGACATTACACATCCGCCTTTTATTTGAGTGCACAAGGTAACTAGAGGACAAAGGGCCACGCGGCGCTTAGTTTGCCGTGCCACGTGTCGGGACCCAGTATGCCTACCTTTGAGCACCGGTTTACATTTATCATATTAGATAATCCATTCTCAGGCTCTTTATCGAAGATGCCTCTGAGGAGCTCATGGCTTGGTAGGCAGTGATTTCCCCATCAGGAATGAGGTGAAGAGCTGCAACGACCTCTCCGGTTGCGTGGCTGGCGCAGCGTGCGAAGCTCCTCTAATGGTCGCGAACGCCAACTTGCCGTACTCTTGCGTGTATCCAGCAACCTGAGATCATCAATCGACGATTATCAAATGCACAAAAAATTCGTGGCATACGTCTGTGATCCGGCGTCACACTGAACAATCTTGACATCCATCTGTCTAGATGAAAGCGACATAAGAACACAACCCGGATTCTCCTTGAGCGAGAAAGAAATAGATTGACCTGCTTGCTAGTGAACCAAGCTCTGTAGGACAAAGTTGTCTTCTGTTTCAGCACCTTGGAGGCTAAGGTGTCGACCAGAGTCCGAGTTCCGAGGAAGGGGATGATCGAATCTAGATCGCCGCTGccataagaaagaaagatgattgATCACAATGTTATCTGTCAGTTAAATGTGGACTTATTGTAAATGCTAATCAATATTAGAGGAATATCTGATGATGCACCTATAAACTAGGACTCGGAGGCCAGACTTGACAAGTTGTCCCAAGATTGGGATCATACTTATATACTGATCCTCAAATCTGAAGTTTTCAAAGACATCACTGCAGAAGAACAAAACAGATTAATCAGTCAGCAGATGCTAATCTTCTCGACACTTGCCTAGCCAATAAGACAATGTATTATGTGATAGCGATAGTTGTAGACATTTGCATAAAATCTCCTTGGTTCTACCTATGCTCTTGATATCCTGATTAGAACAACATATGATTGAAGAAGCTCATGCTGTTCGATGATTGATCTTCTATTTTCAATCAAATCTGAGTTTAtcattttcctagtccatttagTCCTTAATTCTTTAGCAAGAAAGTTTCCTCAGAAGAAGAATTGAGTGAGCTCAAAAGAATTCCTGATTCTAATTTTACTTCTACTATAACAAGTTGCAATGCTATGCCACTATTTTCAGGGAGAGGCAAAAGGAGAGCAGCGTAAGTACTCGCTGCACGTGTTCCAGTGTCCGACTCCGACAAGCTTGGCGTGGAGTGCAATCTGTACGTCTTTACGGTTAAAGTACTTAATGACATCCTGCCCTTCGCAGGGATCTTTAGTGTCCAAAAGGCTCTGCATGCAAAATACAAAATGTGGGAGAAAAGTTGAATGAGCTTCTGGAACATTGATATAGGAGTTCTATCTAGCAGTTACTAATTCGAAATTGGGTCTCGGTCTCGGTCTCACCTGATAGTTGATCAAGTCTTCTGATGGAAGGGAGGATGGCAATGAATGCCCTGAGGTAAGCATCTTATAGAAAATGTTCAACTTTGATTGCCCCGATGTTAGGCAGAGGTCCGCAAGGATATCATACTGGTCGATTGCTTTGGTATCATTAAGTTCTTTCACTACCTTTAGTACAACATATGCACACTCGGAAGTCAGAGCCTTCGATCTGATTTCCCCCAAAAGCCGAGTGAGGTTACAGACATTTTGAAAGAGCAGCTCAGATTGGTCCGATATGATCCCGTGGGACCAGTAAAATGTGGTCGGGGTGTTC harbors:
- the LOC104443865 gene encoding serine carboxypeptidase-like 45 encodes the protein MSQPWLILTVITCSILMQACKPVTSLSSRILSLPGQPSVGFSHYSGYITVGDHPPRALFYYFVEAETSPASKPLVLWLNGGPGCSSLGYGAFIEHGPFKVKGGGLVKRDYSWNKVANLLYLESPAGVGFSYSTNQSFYTGITDNITAQDNRVFLQHWFTKYPQYKGRDFFITGESYAGHYVPELAQLIVKSKVEINLKGIAIGNPLLDYEVDTNTPTTFYWSHGIISDQSELLFQNVCNLTRLLGEIRSKALTSECAYVVLKVVKELNDTKAIDQYDILADLCLTSGQSKLNIFYKMLTSGHSLPSSLPSEDLINYQSLLDTKDPCEGQDVIKYFNRKDVQIALHAKLVGVGHWNTCSDDVFENFRFEDQYISMIPILGQLVKSGLRVLVYSGDLDSIIPFLGTRTLVDTLASKVLKQKTTLSYRAWFTSKQVAGYTQEYGKLAFATIRGASHAAPATQPERSLQLFTSFLMGKSLPTKP